Genomic window (Danio rerio strain Tuebingen ecotype United States chromosome 24, GRCz12tu, whole genome shotgun sequence):
TGCTCAGCATGGAGGAGTAAACAGTtgcactttacaataatgttcatTAATTAACATGAATGCATTTACTGCCAAAATGAATGactgttcattattagtttaaCTAGTGTagttgcattaaataataatagctAACGCTTAAAATCAAATGCTGTAGTTTTTATgttgaaataaacattttatattgtaaCCTAAGTGGTATGGTGGCGCAGTGGTCAGCAccgtcgcctcactgcaagaaggtcgctggtttgagccctggcttggctagttggcgtttctgtgtagagtttgcatgttctccccgtgttggcatgggtttcctctgggtgctctggttacccttacaaaacaaagacatgcgttacaggtaaattgaataaactaaattggccattgtgtataagtgtgtgtgtgtgtgagtgagagagaatgagtgtgtatgtgttttcaagtactgggttgcagctggaagggcatccactatataaaacatatgctggataagttggcagtttattccgctgtggcgacccctgatgaagggactaatccaaagaaaaatgaatgaatgaatgaacgaatgaatgaataaataaatgaatgaatgacatcccAAATGCTTAAGAAGTGTTCAATgctttcttttaaattttttaaacgtattgttcattatttatttattaagttgctAAGTTATTGTATGTTTTGTcaacacacatttacatacattttattatgagtcattgtaatattgttattaataaaatcTTATTAGTATTACTTGTTTgcacaattttatttaaataaacatcaaTAATAGTTAAAAGTGTATTATGATTTTTGATAATGTTATAATAAAACCGTGATGTGTAGGGCTGGGGTTtgaacataatcaaaataaaaataaaaacaaatgagtaaACAGCTAATTGGAATGAAGTTCAATATCCTTCAGGTTCTTTTACAGAGAGACAAATTGaggaaaattaaatgcatttacatgaaatgttttctaataataaagataaaacacAAATTGCTTTAAGTAcattaaatatttgcaaattatTTTAAACTGCTTCATACACCACGGCACTTACAATTGCTGTACAGTATGAACGTTTTTGACTCTATTAAAGCATTCGAATGTCTTAATATGTTTGCAGAAATTCAAGAAACATAAGGAAAAGCAGTGCTGAAGTCAGTTACACTTAATAAAACTTTTGTGCTGcttcttcaaactacttatttgaaatgaactgaatcaacacaattcttgaggttttttttttgggacaactttatTATTAATGTTCAATTTACCTTTGTAAAATaagttaaacagttgaagtcagaattatttgtccccctttgatttttttttctttttttaaatatttctcaaattatgtttaacaaagcaaggaaattttcacagtatgtctgtgtggagaggtaagcatgatcgaatacccaataaagggggagagcatgctcagagcccggcggctaatcagcaggccaatccgaaataataagcaacacctgtttattctagtgattggaccggagagacacccgtcttaaggagaacgggaggaacagtcgggagagagaGAGCTGAACGACGGCCACATAGTGGGAGCTGTGCAGTACAGTTGTgacttaaacaaaataaaatctgttacttaacttacctcaacgccgaccctgtcttcttcttcccacacaaagaacgtttgttacagtggtgccgaaatccGGGGAAGAAGAAGAGACCTCGCCGCTAAGATGACCACTCCGTCAACCAGTCCATTTGCAGAAGTGATCCAGGCGTTCGCGGTCCTCCACCGTGAACAGCACCAGGAGATCCTTGACATACGAGCTGAGCAGGAGGAGCGCTTTAAGGTCCTGGTGGAGGCCCAGCGCGAGGACCGCGAGCTCGTCCGGAGCATGCTGAAGCAGGGGATCCAGCCCGGAGCGACATCAGCCACCCACCCTCCCATCACACTACACAAAATGGGGCCGCAAGATGACCCGGAAGTCTTCTTAGACTTGTTTGAGAAGATGGCAGGAGCGTGTGGTTGGCCCCGGGCCGATTGGCCGGTGAGAGTCATCCCGCTGCTGTCGGGCGAAGCCCAGACCGCCGCACAGCAGCTACCGGCCGAGGATCTCCTGAATTATGCGCACCTGAAACGAGCCATACTTCAGCGGGCCGGCCGCAATCCGGAGGGACAACGCCAGCGCTTCCGGTCGCTGAAGCTGGAGGAAAGCGGTCGGCCCTTCATATTCGCCCAGCAGCTccgtgacgcctgccgcagatggctggtGCAGGATGACCGGACCATCGATCAGATCGTCGACGCTGTGGTACTGGAACAGTTCATCGCCCGCCTTccctcccgaacatcggagtgggtccagtgccaccgaCTAGACGATCTGGAAACGGCCATCCAGctggcggaggatcacctggtAGCGAGGTCCAGGGTTGGCGAagtaacctctctctctctctctccccctgtccctcctctttctctctctcctcctatCCCCAGGCCCAGATCGAGGGGACCGCCCATACCGACTCCCAGGAGGCGGATCCCAGGCCCGGAGCCCCAGCGCAGCACGCATCGCTGGGGCACCTATCGGGATAGAGAAGGGGAGGCACGTGGCATGGGCGGGCCTACATCGATGACGGgtctctctccggcccaatcagttGGTCCTGCTGCCCTCGGGGGTATAACGGGAAGGTCTGGGCCGGCATGTTGGCATTGCGGGGGGGCGGATCATGCACCAGAGAACTGCTCCGTGATGGAGGTGGGTGCATTGGTCCGCCTGCCCGATGTGCCAGCAGTCGCCCCCGGTCGCGACGGGCTATACCGGATACCTGTGAGTATTaaagggggtacatatcaagctttggtggattcggggtgtaatcagacctccatccaccaaagcttgcttcaagacccggctttggatatgagccgcacggtaagggtaaggtgtgtACACGGGGATGTAATTCACTATCCGCTAACGGCAATAGACATTCAATTTCGGGGGAAAAAGCATAGAGTGGAGGTAGCggttaacccgcacctcaaacacccgctaattctgggaactaattggcctggattcaatagattattgggagtttTATGTGCAGGTGCttcttggaagaagaaatcgcCGGATAGGGGACGtgtcgctcagctgggggaatcccaagcagtgacgtcacgcgctgactcaggggaagggctgggaatttcccggtgtaaagactttcccctggagcagtcgcgtgatgatacactaaaacatgcactcgaaagagtgcaagttattgatgggaaaatcctccagcctgatcgacccctctcctatccgtattttgcggttattaatgatagggtgtatcgagtgacccaagacactcagacaaaagaagatacaacccagttattagtaccaaagagccgccgggaaatgctttttcaggcggctcattctaatcctatggccggacatttaggtcaggcggccacactaaatcgcctcatgacccgattcttttggccgggcattcacggtgacgtcagcagatggtgcgctgcgtgcagtgaatgtcagctggtaaatccgccagccaccccaaaagcgccgttgcgccctttaccaattatggagatccccttcgagagaattggtatggatctcatcgggccattagagcgatccgcacgcgggcatcggtttgcattagttctggtggattatgcaacccgatacccggaagcagtcgcgctccgtaatatctcagcaaagagcgttgcggaggcgctgtttcgcctcatctcccgtgtgggaatccccaaggagattctcactgatcaaggcaccgcgttcatgtcacgcacgatgCGCGAACTTTATggattattgggcattaaatctattcgcaccagcgtctatcacccacaaacagacgggctggtggaaagatttaatcgcacgcttaaatcaatgatccgtaaattcgttcacgaggacgcgaaaaattgggataagtggttggagcccttattattcgctgtgcgggaggttccccaagcctccacggggttttcccccttcgagcttctctacggcagacaacccagaggggttttggatgttgttagagaggcttgggaggacgagccttctaatagtaagaatgaaattcaatatatcctggatcttagagcaaaactccacacactggggcggctctctacagagaatttgcttaaggctcaggatgaccaacgcaggcgatatgataagggcactaaactccgtaaattttcacagggagataaagtacttgtactgctacccacttccagctctaaattactcgccaagtggcaagggccgtttgtggtcacacgacgagtcagtgatctcgattacgaggtggttcgttcggacagggctgactcgcgtcagatttatcacattaatctgcttaagcagtggagggagccggaggacgtggcgctggctacgcttgttactaacgaggatgacctggggccggagagctccggccgtgaacggccgagcgctctggtcaccgggggcaatcatctctcagcgagccagctcctcgacatccggcacctccaacgtgaatactctgacgtgttttcgcccctgcccggtcgtaccaacctgattcagcaccatatcgagaccgaaccgggcgtggtcgttaggacccggccgtatcgcctgcctgaacacaagaaaaaagtgattcaggaagaattgaataatatgctgaaaatgggagtagtagaagaatcccacagcgactgggccagcccgattgtcttggtacccaagacggacggctcggtccggttctgtgtggattatcgcaaggtgaatgctgtgtcgaaattcgacgcttatccaatgccgcgtattgacgagttgctcgaccggttaggtgctgctcgatattactcgacattggatttaacgaagggctattggcagatccccttatctccaatatcccgcgaaaaaacagccttcactacgccgtttggattgcaccaatttgtgacgcttccgttcgggctgttcggggcGCCGGCGACGTTCCAgcgcctgatggacaaaatactcggccctcacgcagcatatgccgctgcttatttagacgacatcatcatttacagtaatgattggcagcggcatatgcaacatctgagggcggtattgtcggcgctgagacgggccgggctcacggccaacccacggaagtgcgcaattgggcgagtggaggtaaggtatctgggcttccacttaggtcacgggcaggtgcagccccaaattgataagactgcagccattgcaacctgtccgagacccaagaccaaaaaggaggtgagacagtttttgggactggcaggatattataggcggtttgtccctaattattcggcccttgtcagcccattgactgatctcactaaaaaggagggaccggataccgtccaatggtcggagcagtgccaacaggccttctcaaaggtaaaatctatactttgtGGGGGGCCGCTATTGCACGCTCCTGATTTTGCTGTCCCCTTTATTTTACAGACGGACGCGTCCGATCGGGGTCTGGGGGCGGTTCTCTCCCAGGAGGTGGCAGGAGTGGAACGGCCGGTGCTTTACATTAGCCGCAAGCTAAGTAAAAGTGAggctaagtacagcaccatagagaAGGAATGTTTGGCGATCAGGTGGGCCGTTCTTACTCTTCGCTATTACCTCCTGGGTAGGGAATTCGTCCTCTGTTCAGATCATGCTCCTCTCCAGTGGCTCCACCGTATGAAGGATACCAACGCGCGGATCACCCGTTGGTATCTAGCATTACAGCCTTTTAAATTCAAGGTGATCCACAGACCGGGGGCGCAGATGGCTGTAGCCGACTTCCTCTCCAGGGCGGGGGGGGGGAGGGCTGCAGGCCGGACGGCTCCCCGGCCTGaggcgggcggtgggggtatgtggagaggtaagcatgatcgaatacccaataaagggggagagcatgctcagagcccggcggctaatcagcaggccaatccgaaataataagcaacacctgtttattctagtgattggaccggagagacacccgtcttaaggagaacgggaggaacagtcgggagagagaGAGCTGAACGACGGCCACATAGTGGGAGCTGTGCAGTACAGTTGTgacttaaacaaaataaaatctgttacttaacttacctcaacgccgaccctgtcttcttcttcccacacaaagaacGTTTGTtacagtctgataatatttttttttcttctggggaaagttttatttgttttatttcagtttaaacaaaagtaaaaatttaaaaaaaaaattgttttaagtttaaaagtattagcccctttaagctatattttataaagaacaaaccatcgttatacaataacttgcctaattaccctaatttgcctagttaacccaattaccctagttaaacctttaaatgtcactttcagctgtgtagaagagtcttgaaaaatatcaagtcgaatattttttactgtcatcatggcaaagataaaaacaatcagttattaaaaatgagttattaaaactattatgtttagaaatgtgtagaaaaaaaatctcctctacgttaaacagaaattaaaaagacaaaaacaaaacaagggtgctaataattcagggggggggggggggggggggttgtaataattttgacttacactgtataaaatgcatattgagcatcaaatcagcatattagaatgattccTGTAGATCACTTGACAGTTAAGACCAAGGTAAATTCAGTCTTGTTTTACATAAATTGCATAAAatatcaaactttttgttttaaattataataatatatgttttctgtgtttttaatcaATATAAGTGCATTTTTTGCGAAGCACAGCAGTCTTTTAAACGTCTCCAAACTTCTGATATACTGTGTGATATGTGATATTGATTTGCTAGTAAGCTCTTGGCAAATGTTATGTCATATGGGAAAGGGATTGTTCAGCTTTGCTTGCAAACAAACATAAAAGGACATGACAAATAAACAGTTACAGCGAGACATGTTTTGCAGTTCCTAATTTAACTGTATCCCTTTGTGAGAAAAGCAAACGAGACACGGTCTGTGAGTGAAACGTGAACATCAGGAAGCTGGTTTTATATGAACATTTTACTCCTAAATGTCTCTCCTCTGGGCCTTTTCGCCAGAGCAAACCGCAGCAGAACGGTCGATTATTAGTCGTGTCTCTCATCTTTTCCTAATAGATCGCTGAGTCCCAAACCCCTGCAAACTCTGCAGCAatgcagaaaagaaaataaaaaagtaaaagattCCTGTTCTACTGCACATTTTCCCCTTGATCAGCTGTTTAAGGGCATTTATGTCTATTTCTGCCGTTTTTCTCTCAAACACCACAATCCTTGCTGTGAAATTGTCTTCCCATTAGAGCTGTTTTCGCAGCTTAGAGCTCGTCCTAGATCTGTCCATTTACTTCTCCTTTAAAACAAATAGATGAGTTTAGGAAGTGCTGCTTCCTTAAATATACAATACCTCAACACACGGGGTTCGTATGCACAAcgaactacttttttttttctccatctaTTATGCAAACTGCTTCTTTACCGGCGTCCCTGGCCTTGTATTATACTTTCCCCCCACAATTGTTTtgggtttgtaaataatgtaatgcAGCCTTGATGAAGAGGAGTAGCCATGAGCTatgcaataataatgaagtttggGAGCCGGCTTGTGCAGAACTGAAATAATTCTGTTTGAGGATGAGTGTTAAATATCTACAGCTGTCGAATTACATCTGCGGGGAGTCTGTTTGATAAAAGAAtgcctgtgatttatttatttcacaaactGTTGGTTGCTCTGAAATGCTCTCGATACttgaactttgttttaagaaGAAAGGAAACAAGATAATGGGGGGTTTGTAACAATTTTTGCACGTATTGATGTTACATTACCAGCGTTTATTTGAATCATTACATTtctctggcaaaaaaaaaagaagaaaaaaagaaagagaaattgcTGATGCATTCACTTTTCTCTTCAGAATAGAGCTATGCACAAATATTTGCACTCTCAAAACAACGTAAAACTTGTCACTGGAGCTGCACCCTTTTCAAaaggtttgtttttgtattttacagGTGTATATTggtacctttattttacataggtattaaaataaaaatgtatatgtatttaagGTACAAGTGTAGACCTGTTAGGTAGAAAATTTTACTTTTTGAAAAGGAACTACCACAGTAACAGTTTTTTGTACACTTGTTTCTGAGTGTGCTCATCAATTTTGGGTTATTAGGCTAAAATCTTGGAATGTGATGCTCTTcgaattaaaaagaaaagacTTCTCTTAACAGCAAAGCATGGActatgttgtttatgtttaggttttgtctaaacattttattgttttagttttatcccaaaattatatatatatatatatatatatatatatatatatatatatatatatatatatatatatatatatatatatatatatatatatatatatcgtcaccttggaattataaccTAATCAGAATGatattgagatattgagcttcaatgTTTTTGCATTCCTTAACAAAcagtatgtataatatatatattttttttaataaaaagcctttaaatgtaaacaacttataaaaaaacatcccataatgtaaataagttgtcatttaattagaACATGTCAATAACtctattttgacaaaaatgtcagctaGAACCTTTTAATTCTAAAGTGACAATGTAGTAAacataatttgttattttattgattatttgttGTGTGTTGCAgccaaaataaattttaatttaaaatgctatataattttttatatctcATTTGACACTAAGCATATCctatataaaatttttaaaaagttatttattaattatatgtttactagggatgggaagattaaccgatatgtatcgatacgcggtcatgcgcgtgcacgatgcgagtgcatcggttgagcagcagaggatgaatgaaattttggaagcaaatcgagatgcatcggtttttgcgagatgcatcgatttttccaaaatacagcttatatttttaatatagaatgtattttttatttattaacaagtgttgtcaacctgtttttggcgcataatttaatcgacctacataaagtaagccttagcaacggatttgcggatgtgcacacactacaactcagtgtatcaggtgtgcggatgaagctagtggagcgccctcagaaagcgcgagaagcaaaacaaacattttattccccactgagttttaaatctaaagtatggcaagcaacattatggatttaaggatggacgacatgacaggacagatgcaatttgcaaaatatgccgcgcatctgtaaaatacgcgggcagtacgagtaatctgatatctcacttgaagcggcgccacggtgttgttgtgaaagcatcttccatagtgtttctgcatccccggctttcgtactgcttcaaccagctccaaaagtggtgagaaaagcattgcaagtttgttttccatgcgcaacagttctgctcgctctacgccaataacgaatgctattgcattgttcatctgcaaagatattcagcctagtgtcacggagaacgaaggttttaaacacctcctcctgttaatttttatttaataataatattaataataataatgataaaaataattgggtgtcacggtggcacagtgggtagtttgaccacctcacagcaagaagattgctggtttgttatatttttattagcctgttgtttacagtgacagtgatgtttcaaagcagcataacactgctagttcaccttaagttttgaataatcagtggcaaaatatatctttgtaaaacttgttttcatagttgaaaagttaaatcacaattcttgttgtgcaatgctaaatttatttatgttgaaagagtgcaaatatatacatatttttaatatatattgcacttatacattctgtttatcttgaaaatacttaaataatatgtgctatattatctaaaatggccctctactgtaaactgacactctggctctgagagaagagccagtttgtaaaaaaaaagtcttggttttgcttggtttataaataatcaaactcattcaatggcacagcatcctctttcacatcatctcataaacttgatctaattagttagtgctgaaatatcgcatcgtatcgtgatatgggtgtgaatcgtatcgtgttgcatcgcaatatgtcacaaatgtatcgctaatatatcggatcgtattctttgaatcgagatgcgtatcggatcggcattatagcttagatgcccaaccctaatgttTACTGTTTTTTAGATGTGTTCTAAATTGTGGAAACTTAGGCATAGTCTCGAATGTTATTGACTGTTGGTTAAACCAGAGCAGAACTGACATCTCAGTCTTTAGTCTGACTTTTGATGTTGTTCCTTTGTGTTTTGATTGGCAGTGATTATGAGCTGTGAAACACGAGTCTCTTATGCCACACATGTCAGTGTTTCTTCAACTACAAGCATAAAACAAGTCCCAATTAATGATTTGTTTTACAACATCTATTATTTTAAATCCTTTTGATtagtataatttttttgtgttcagaattttgtgttttgttttacttgcaTCACAAACCCAACccactgttaaaaaataaaaataaaataaaataaaaataaataaataaataaaataataataataataataataataataataatgtgttttttcaATAAGTTTGATCATTGTAATATTTTGTAACTTAAATAATTTCAAGTCACTACTCCCTTTTCCTGTTTCTTGAGGGTTAGCACAACAGGTCTGCcatataaaacatatgttggaatagttggcggttcattcaattGTGGcgattatttctttctttctttctttctttctttctttctttctttctttctttctttctttctttctttctttctttctttctttcactttcCTTCATTCATTGCCTCCTTCATTTGATCATTTCAATTTGTTTTAGCAAAATTTAATAAAGTTGTAGAGAGAAAGGAAAGATTAAATGCTTAGATATCCTGTCAGACATAATTGCTCTTTTTTGCTTGACAAATTGTATTTTACAAAGCAAATTAAGCAGTAGGTTCAGCTGTGGCATGATGATGACATCGAACATCATGTCTATTCCTGCAGGACATCATGTATAGTAAACTAttttgtatactgtaaaaaatgctgggctccacataatcgatttgtgttgggaggaATTAAGGAAGGTATTGATTTagctttttagtttttacaaattgaagtagattttacaaatttaagtggacccCCACCGCATGATTCTGCCACCACCATACTTCACTGCTGGGATTGTATTGAACAGTTGATGAGCAGTACCTCTTTTACACATACCGCTTAGAATTTAGACCAAAAAGTTAACCCAGACAATCTTATTTCTCACATTTTCCTTCAGTCCTTTAGGTGCTTTTTTTTAGCAAACTCTATGTGGGCTTTCATGTTTCTGGCCACTCTGCCTTAAAGACCTGACTGGTGGAGGGCTGCAGTGATGGTAAAACGAGCCCCGCACCACAACCGACTGTGCTCTATGGATCACAAGTCCGGCGCTTCACTTTCTTAACTCGCCCAAATCTCAGGCTGGCCTATTCTGCGACACCATCGGTGAATTCgaccaggaattcaaggcggtgaggtCGGATGACCTCTGTCCCTGAGACGGGCcctctggagaagagggaacttgctttTTCCCTGGTGGGGGACTGGGCTCTTCATTCAACAGCATTGAAGAACACCAAAAGACCCTCAAAGAAAGAGCATTTTCCCCCTTCCACGGATGTGACAGCCTGAACACTGCCAATCTGGGATGCTATGCCTTTCAGCTCACAGGATCGGTGCACTTTGCCAGTGGCTTGCTAGGTGTGGGAGGATGATGTATCTTCTCTCACAATTCCAGTACCTCATTCATAGTCTAGGTGCGAGGTGAGAGGGAGTCTCTCACCTTCTGCTCTTCTGTGGGATCCCACCGCTCCCCGGATCAGCCCttccactccgcgctgccccaccactGGTACTTCAACGATCATGTCGATGAAGCCATTAGCGAAGGCtcagcctgcctggttagcgcaggcCAGCCCAACAAGGTGACTCATTTGGCACGATCAGACTTGGCTTTGTGGTTCAATTTGTAAAACTGCCTCCCAAGTTCACCGGTGTGTGTTTCCATGGTCAGCCCTGTGTTCGCTCCTGTCTTAAGAGAcaagattgctgtcctc
Coding sequences:
- the LOC141380685 gene encoding uncharacterized protein → MTTPSTSPFAEVIQAFAVLHREQHQEILDIRAEQEERFKVLVEAQREDRELVRSMLKQGIQPGATSATHPPITLHKMGPQDDPEVFLDLFEKMAGACGWPRADWPVRVIPLLSGEAQTAAQQLPAEDLLNYAHLKRAILQRAGRNPEGQRQRFRSLKLEESGRPFIFAQQLRDACRRWLVQDDRTIDQIVDAVVLEQFIARLPSRTSEWVQCHRLDDLETAIQLAEDHLVARSRVGEVTSLSLSPPVPPLSLSPPIPRPRSRGPPIPTPRRRIPGPEPQRSTHRWGTYRDREGEARGMGGPTSMTGLSPAQSVGPAALGGITGRSGPACWHCGGADHAPENCSVMEVGALVRLPDVPAVAPGRDGLYRIPVSIKGGTYQALVDSGCNQTSIHQSLLQDPALDMSRTVRVRCVHGDVIHYPLTAIDIQFRGKKHRVEVAVNPHLKHPLILGTNWPGFNRLLGVLCAGASWKKKSPDRGRVAQLGESQAVTSRADSGEGLGISRCKDFPLEQSRDDTLKHALERVQVIDGKILQPDRPLSYPYFAVINDRVYRVTQDTQTKEDTTQLLVPKSRREMLFQAAHSNPMAGHLGQAATLNRLMTRFFWPGIHGDVSRWCAACSECQLVNPPATPKAPLRPLPIMEIPFERIGMDLIGPLERSARGHRFALVLVDYATRYPEAVALRNISAKSVAEALFRLISRVGIPKEILTDQGTAFMSRTMRELYGLLGIKSIRTSVYHPQTDGLVERFNRTLKSMIRKFVHEDAKNWDKWLEPLLFAVREVPQASTGFSPFELLYGRQPRGVLDVVREAWEDEPSNSKNEIQYILDLRAKLHTLGRLSTENLLKAQDDQRRRYDKGTKLRKFSQGDKVLVLLPTSSSKLLAKWQGPFVVTRRVSDLDYEVVRSDRADSRQIYHINLLKQWREPEDVALATLVTNEDDLGPESSGRERPSALVTGGNHLSASQLLDIRHLQREYSDVFSPLPGRTNLIQHHIETEPGVVVRTRPYRLPEHKKKVIQEELNNMLKMGVVEESHSDWASPIVLVPKTDGSVRFCVDYRKVNAVSKFDAYPMPRIDELLDRLGAARYYSTLDLTKGYWQIPLSPISREKTAFTTPFGLHQFVTLPFGLFGAPATFQRLMDKILGPHAAYAAAYLDDIIIYSNDWQRHMQHLRAVLSALRRAGLTANPRKCAIGRVEVRYLGFHLGHGQVQPQIDKTAAIATCPRPKTKKEVRQFLGLAGYYRRFVPNYSALVSPLTDLTKKEGPDTVQWSEQCQQAFSKVKSILCGGPLLHAPDFAVPFILQTDASDRGLGAVLSQEVAGVERPVLYISRKLSKSEAKYSTIEKECLAIRWAVLTLRYYLLGREFVLCSDHAPLQWLHRMKDTNARITRWYLALQPFKFKVIHRPGAQMAVADFLSRAGGGRAAGRTAPRPEAGGGGMWRGKHDRIPNKGGEHAQSPAANQQANPK